The genome window GTCGCACCCAGCTCTGGGATGAGGTAGGTGAAGTAAGGTGACTAAGGTTAATATAGGAGCGAATGCGTCCAGGGGGTACTGGCGCTTTCTCTATGGCATCCTCTGGGCTCTCCGTCTCGGTACCCTCCAGCGCCATTACGCCCACCGATTCCACATGGATACCTAGAGGGCCTGGCCCGGCAGTACCCGCCGCACCCTTTGCTGGTAGAAAGGTCTGCGAGCGAAAGGTGAGACTGGCCAGAGCGATGCGATCCTGTAGGTTGTCGTCGAAAAGGTCGCTAGGCAGCAGAAAGCGATAGCGCACGTCGCCCACGGTGTCGAGGTCGCCTAGCTTCCGACCGTTCACGAAAAGCTCATGTTTAAGATCGGCGGCTTCTGGTGGAACGCTGGCATGAACCACCAACACATAGCGTTTCTGTACGTCGAGCGGTAGACGCACGGTGGCTGTTTCGCCTGTCCACCTTCGCACGATACCATCGGCGGTGTCCGGCTCGGCCCACTGCCCTTCTAAAAATCCGGCCATCTCCGGGTCTCCCACCGGAATGCGATAGGTACTGGGCAAATCGCCCAAGTAGCGCTCTCGCATATAGGCGGGCTGTAGGTCTTGAACATACCCAAACAGATCTTTAAACCAGGAGATATCGCCGTTGAAATCGGTCACTTTGCCGAAATCGTAGGCAATAAGTACTCCGCCGTTGTTTACCCACTCCTTGATCTTTTGGAGGGTCTGCGGCTGGCAGATCGTCCCTTCCCACAGGACAAGAATGCGGTAGTTGCTAAGGCAGCCGTCATCCACCATTCGATCATCCACGATATCGAAGTCGGCATAGTCTCTTAGCTCGGCGCAGGCCCGTGCGAAGGTCTCGTTGTAGCCCTCCTGAGGCCTTATCTCCTGAGCCCTGGCCGGATAAAACATCGCCACGTCAACGATGGGCCGGTCAATCTGCAGGAAGCGACCGTAGCGGTAGTAGACGTTTCGGTTGGCGTCGGAGAGCACGTTGCTTGCCCAGTCGAAGTAACCGGCGGCCCCTTGCGACGCGGCCTCATAGATGCGCTCCACCGTTTGATCGGGTGTAAGGCTTCCTGGCGTGGCCACCCACAGCGGGGCTCCGTAGAAGCGGCATGCGCTCCCTAAGCGCCCCAACTCCGTGGCCGCATTTTGCGCAAAGGGCTTTGCCCCGCCATGGTACGAAAGCACGGCGGCATTGTAGCGCGCCGCCAGTTTTGGGATGAGGCTGTTATCGTTTCCACCTCGTAGGTCCTCATCAGCAAAGCCGGCAGGCAGCAGCAGGAGGGTGTTAGGAAAGTTCTTTCGGGCGGCCTCTAGGTTCCATCGAATGGCTCGCCCCACGCTATCTCGATACCACTCGATAAAATCGAGATAGTGCTGGCGATCGAGAAAATCGGGTGGGTCGTAGAGGTCAGGAGGATAGGCGATGTCGTTGACGCTCTGGTAGTGGGTATGCCATGCCGCATTTAGAGCGCTCAGCGTATGGTACTTCTCCAGCATAGCCTTACGGAAGTCCGCTTGGGCGAGAGGATCGGCGCACCAAAAACCGAGGTGATCGTGGGCATTTCCGAAACGCTTTATCCAGTCTTCCCGCTGTTCCGGAACGCGCACTCTGCCGCCCGTAAGCAGGCCCGCCTGCCCATAATCGCCGTGGATGCCTACGCAGAGCACGTTGAGGGCGCCTGAGTTGGCTCCGGCTTCCTGAGGCTTGTTTGCCCCCCCAAACTCCTTAGCCAAAGCGGCATAGCCCTGCTCAATAAACGTCTTCCAAGAGGGGTCCCACGGCGAAAAGGCCTGCACGGGCAGGTGATGCTCCATGCACTCTATGCGAGTAAAAGGCACCTTCTCTCGATACCACGGGGGCGGAAAGGCTTCGTGCTCGAAGTAGCTCCAGTCCAAGCCAAGCCGATGGGCCGTTGTGCAGGCCTGTGCAGGCACCGTCCAGTTCCATTTGCCAGGCGCTTCCTCCTCTGTTGAGAGGTTATCCGAATTGGATTGGAACAGCGTGAAGCCGGCGTTGGCCACAAGCTTCATGTCGTCTACACCCGCCATGCTGGACATCATGGGCATACGCGCCCCAAGAGGACGTGGCGCCTGGTAGAGATCGGCCCCCTGAGGAAGCCCCTGCGTGAGATCCCAGATGCGCACGATGCGAGAGTAATCGAAAGAGAGCGCACCGTGCAGTGGCCCCCACACCCCTCCCCCCTCCGGGGCGATGACCAGAGCATGCTGCCAATTCGCGTCGTTTAACTTTAAGGAGTTCCAGGCGACCGGCGGGTGTCGGCTTACCCGCACGTTACCGTCGGAGACCAGCGTCAGCACGTTGTTGGGGCCCATCGTCACGACCAGCTTGAAAAGCAGCCCGCCCGGACCACGCTGATTTTGGCACTCTACCGCCAGCAGATTTAGTCCGGCGCGTAGGTAAGAGGTCACATCGAAGCTCCGCACGGTGGTCCAGTCATCGCCCGTGGCCACCGGCTTGCGGCTCTGATTGATGTAGGCCTCGAAGGCATCGTCCGCCGTTATGTAAAGCACCGCGGAGGAAGGTCGGCGCGGAAGACGAAAACGAAGCCGGAAAAAGAGCGTTTCCGGTGGGTGGTTGCCATCCGGACTCCATATCCAGCTCCACCCACTGGGGTTCGATTGGCCTGCAACCGGCCAGAATGTGAGAAAGAGGCCGAGCAGGAAGAGCATGGGAAAAAGGGCTCTACGAGTGCAAAACATAGCTTGGTGTTCGCCTTTCCCGCGGCAGAATCCTGCATTGAGGCGCTTTACGCCCGATCATAATCATCATCGTCCTAAAACCCAGCACTTTCGCCATAGAGATTACGGAAAAAAGCTATGGGGAGGCGCCCAAAGGCGGTTTCTAAGTATGCCTTGGGAGGGGTGAAGAGGCGTGTTCCAACGTCCGATAATAGAGTTATGGGACAGGACTCTGGGCGAACGAAAGTTTTACTCTCATTTTTAACTGAATAACAAAACTATCCACCAAAACCCAGGCAGTTTTCCACCAAAATTGGCGAGTTTTCCACCAAACTAGCAAAACTATCCACCAATAACCAGTAAACC of Chthonomonas calidirosea T49 contains these proteins:
- a CDS encoding family 14 glycosylhydrolase, with amino-acid sequence MFCTRRALFPMLFLLGLFLTFWPVAGQSNPSGWSWIWSPDGNHPPETLFFRLRFRLPRRPSSAVLYITADDAFEAYINQSRKPVATGDDWTTVRSFDVTSYLRAGLNLLAVECQNQRGPGGLLFKLVVTMGPNNVLTLVSDGNVRVSRHPPVAWNSLKLNDANWQHALVIAPEGGGVWGPLHGALSFDYSRIVRIWDLTQGLPQGADLYQAPRPLGARMPMMSSMAGVDDMKLVANAGFTLFQSNSDNLSTEEEAPGKWNWTVPAQACTTAHRLGLDWSYFEHEAFPPPWYREKVPFTRIECMEHHLPVQAFSPWDPSWKTFIEQGYAALAKEFGGANKPQEAGANSGALNVLCVGIHGDYGQAGLLTGGRVRVPEQREDWIKRFGNAHDHLGFWCADPLAQADFRKAMLEKYHTLSALNAAWHTHYQSVNDIAYPPDLYDPPDFLDRQHYLDFIEWYRDSVGRAIRWNLEAARKNFPNTLLLLPAGFADEDLRGGNDNSLIPKLAARYNAAVLSYHGGAKPFAQNAATELGRLGSACRFYGAPLWVATPGSLTPDQTVERIYEAASQGAAGYFDWASNVLSDANRNVYYRYGRFLQIDRPIVDVAMFYPARAQEIRPQEGYNETFARACAELRDYADFDIVDDRMVDDGCLSNYRILVLWEGTICQPQTLQKIKEWVNNGGVLIAYDFGKVTDFNGDISWFKDLFGYVQDLQPAYMRERYLGDLPSTYRIPVGDPEMAGFLEGQWAEPDTADGIVRRWTGETATVRLPLDVQKRYVLVVHASVPPEAADLKHELFVNGRKLGDLDTVGDVRYRFLLPSDLFDDNLQDRIALASLTFRSQTFLPAKGAAGTAGPGPLGIHVESVGVMALEGTETESPEDAIEKAPVPPGRIRSYINLSHLTSPTSSQSWVRRYGKGLTIYFPATRDLLKGYLQVVCFAIYHLSQIDPGRKDALPIDDTEDGVYATLFPDKILYYNSTDEEKTEHVVIPAEDFAMWKDQVMVPQQNEWTLHLPPHSIGAIYFGTPPQELLYECEGFTQPNGMKPRSSPDCSPGTGPTCLFVAAGKSIGTRFRIEVPGNYKVFYRVLHGEQLATAQIQIDGQPVVGDDSLHGQTRLAGTVNLTAGVHTLTLTAPSNLAVRADFVLLSNDPDVAGYTFALQTSPLN